A segment of the Capnocytophaga sp. ARDL2 genome:
ACGCATCTTTGTTGGACGAAAGTACTGCTGTAGCAGAGGCAATGGCTTTGCTTTTTGATGTTCGTACCAAAGACCAAAAGAAAAACAACGCAGTAAAATTCTTTGTGTCAGAAGAAGTTTTACCTCAAACACTTTCAGTTTTAGAAACTCGTGCTACACCAATCGGAATTGAATTGGTAGTAGGAAACCACACAGAGTTTAGTTTCTCTGAAGAATTTTTCGGAGCTATCCTTCAATATCCTGGAAAAACAGGACAAGTATACAACATCGAAGATTTTATCAACCAAGCACATACAAAAGATATCAAAGTTGCAGTAGCAGCGGATATTTTATCATTGGCTCGTTTGAAATCTCCAGGAGAAATGGGAGCTGATGTGGTAGTAGGTACTACACAAAGATTTGGTATTCCTCTAGGTTTCGGTGGACCTCACGCAGGTTATTTCGCAACAAAAGAAGAGTACAAACGCTCTATGCCAGGTCGTATCATCGGAGTCTCTCAAGATGCAAACGGAAACCGTGCATTGCGTATGGCACTACAAACACGTGAACAACACATCAAACGCGAAAAAGCAACTTCAAACATTTGTACAGCTCAAGTATTGTTGGCTGTAATGGCTGGAATGTATGCGGTATATCACGGACCACAAGGTTTGAGAAAAATAGCGAACGATTTACATGCAAAAGCAGTTACTATCGAAACTGAATTGTTAAAATTGGGTTACGAGCAACTAAACGATGCATACTTCGATACAATTTTAGTAAAAGCTGATAGTGCAAAAATCAAAGTCCTTGCAGAAGCAAAAAAATACAATTTTTATTATGTAGATGCAAATTTGGTAAGCATTTCTGTAAACGAAACCATTTCATTGGAAGATATAAACAATGTAGTAGCAATTTTTGCAGAAGCAGCTGGAAAATCTTTTGAAACAATTACAGAATTGTCTCAAGAAGCATTGATTCCTGTGCAATTAGAGAGAACTTCAAAATTTTTAGAATACGATGTATTCAATACATATCAATCAGAATCTCAATTGATGCGTTACATCAAAAAATTAGAGAGGAAAGATTTGGCATTGAACCACTCAATGATTTCTTTGGGATCTTGTACTATGAAATTGAACGCAGCAGCAGAAATGTTGCCTTTAAACAATGCCAACTGGAATAATATTCACCCATTTGCACCTGTAGATCAAGTAGAAGGATATTTGACTATGTTGAAAAAATTGGAAAACCAATTGAATGTAATCACAGGTTTTGCAGGTACCACATTACAACCAAACTCTGGAGCTCAAGGAGAGTATGCAGGCTTGATGGTAATCCGTGCTTACCACGAGTCTAGAGGAGAAGGACACAGAAATATCGCATTGATTCCAGCATCTGCACACGGAACAAATCCAGCATCTGCAGCTATGGCTGGAATGAAAGTAGTAGTTACAAAAACAACTGTAGAAGGAAATATCGATGTGGAAGATTTGAGAGCAAAAGCAGAGCAATACAAAGATCAATTGTCTTGTGCTATGATTACATACCCATCAACTCACGGAGTATATGAGTCATCGATTATCGAGATTACAAACATTATCCATGAAAATGGAGGACAAGTATATATGGACGGTGCCAATATGAACGCTCAAGTAGGATTGACAAATCCAGCAAGAATTGGAGCTGATGTATGCCACCTAAACTTACACAAAACATTTGCAATTCCTCACGGAGGTGGAGGACCTGGAGTAGGTCCAATCTGTGTGGCAGAGCACTTGGTAGAATTTTTGCCAAGCAATCCAATCGTAAAAGTGGGAGGAGAGAAAGCAATTACAGCCATTTCGGCAGCACCTTACGGTTCAGCGTTGGTATGTTTGATTTCTTACGGATACATCTCAATGTTGGGAGCAGACGGATTGAAACAAGCAACATCTATGGCGATTTTGAATGCCAACTATATGAAAGCTCGTTTAGAGACAGGATACGAAATTCTTTACACAGGAGAATGCGGAAGAGCCGCTCACGAGATGATTGTAGATTGCCGTATGTTCAAAGCCAAAGGAATTGAAGTAACAGATATTGCAAAACGTTTGATGGATTATGGATTCCACGCACCTACTGTTTCGTTTCCAGTAGCAGGAACGCTAATGATTGAGCCTACAGAATCAGAAGATTTAGCAGAATTAGACCGTTTCTGTGATGCAATGCTTTCAATTAGAAAAGAAATTGAAGCCACAACAGCCGAGGATACAAATAATGTATTGAAAAATGCACCTCATACATTATCTATGCTAACAGCTGAAAAATGGGAACAACCATATTCTCGCAAACAAGCAGCGTATCCGTTGGAGTACATAGCAGAAAATAAGTTTTGGCCATCAGTACGTCGTATAGACGATGCGTATGGAGATAGAAACTTGGTTTGTTCATGTGCTCCAATCGAAGCATATATAGAGGCTTAATATTTATAGATTATTAGAAAAAAGCTATTCGTTTTTCGGATAGCTTTTTTTTTGTTTCTAAATATAAAAATTAGTCTTGTCTAATTTTTATGTATGATGTTTTGGAAATTAAATAAAGATTATTATTTTTGCATATCTAATTTTAATTTTAAAAAGTATATTTATTTTTATTTAGTTAAACAAAATAGAAAAAACATTTAGTTTATGATGAAAAAATTATTAAGTACGGTATTTGTAGTATCTTCTATTTGTGTAAATGCACAAACAGGAAATATCAAAGGAGTTATCAACTCGTCTGAAGGAGTATTACAAGGGGTAACCATTAGCCTAAAAGGAAGTATGGTTAAAGTAAAAACCAACAACAAAGGAGTTTTTGAACTAAAAGACATTCCAGTAGGCGAACAAACGATTATGGTAAGTTTGGAAGGTTATAAATCAGATAATCAGATAATTAATGTTTCTGAAAACGAAACGGCTAATGTAGTTTTAGAACTTATACAAGATTATTTAGAACTCGACAATATTGTGATTACCGCTACAAGAAGCGAAGTTCCTGTATATAAATCGCCAGTAATTGTAAGTCGTATCAACAGCAAAACATTTGAGACTACCCAATCGCTAGCGTTGTCAGAAGGGCTAAACTTTACTCCAGGATTGCGTTTGGAGACCAATTGTCAAAATTGTGGATTTACTCAAGTTCGTATGAATGGATTAGAAGGTCCTTATTCACAAGTACTTATCAACAGTCGTCCGATTTTTTCTGCCTTGATGGGAGTTTATGGTTTAGATATGTTGCCAACGGGTATGATAGATCGTGTAGAAGTAGTAAGAGGCGGTGGATCGGCTCTTTATGGGGGTAATGCAATAGCTGGTACTATAAATATTATTACAAAGGACCCTATGAGCAATAGTTTTTCTATAGGAACCAATTACTCGTTTGCTAATTATAAAACACCAGATCGTACGCTTAATGTAAACGGAAGCATTGTAAGCGAAGATTATAATAAAGGAATGAGCTTTTATGCCTATAACAGAGATAGAAAGCCTTGGGATGCTAATGGCGATGATTTCTCTGAAATGACGCAATTGCAAAATAGTACTTTTGGATTCGATGCTTTTTGGAATACTTCGAAATTGAGTAAATTAAAAATAAATGCTTTCAATATAAATGAATTTAGAAGAGGTGGAAATAAATTTGATTTACCTCCTCATCAAACCGATATTACAGAACAGCTAGATCATAAAATATTGGGAGGTGCCGTTTCTTTTGAAAAATATTCACAAGATTTAAAACACAAATATTCTATTTACACCTCAGCACAGACCGCAAAAAGAAAAAGCTATTACGGAGGTAGCGGTCGTATATTAGCGGAAGGTGACGCCGTTTCAGAAGAGGATTTGTTGGCTATCAATGCTTATGGAAAATCGAAAGATTTGTCTCTTGTAGGAGGTGCTCAATATTCTTATGATTTCAACGAAAAATTCTTCTTGTTGTCAGGAACAGAATATCAGTACAACGATGTGAAAGATCAAATGCCAGGGTACAATAGGCTTATAGATCAACAAGTGGGTACACTAGGCGTGTATTCACAATTAGAAATAAAACCTACTGAAAAACTAAATTTCCTATTGGGTGCTCGTTACGATCATGTAAATATAAACGGAATTTACAATTTGGATGTAGAGTCTTTTAAGGATAAAAAGAAACTCAATGTGTTTGTACCAAGACTAACTGCTATGTATGCAATAACAGACAATCTGAAAGCAAGAGCTTCTTATTCGCAAGGATATAGAGCTCCACAAGCATTTGATGAAGATTTGCATATAGAAACAGTGGGAGGATCTGCTTCTTTTACAAAACTTTCTCAAGATTTGAAGACAGAAAAATCTAATTCTATAAACGCCTCATTGAACTATACCCAGCCATTTGGAAATACTCAAGCAAACATAGTTTTGGAAGGATTTTATACTAAATTAAACGATGTCTTTATTACAGCAGATGCTTACGAAACACCTAGTGGAATTTCTGTACTTACCAAAAGAAATGGTGCAGGAGCTAAAGTAATGGGAGCAAATATAGAAGCAAATCTAGCTTTTTCAGGAAAATTAAATCTTCAATTAGGAGGTACATTACAAAAAGCTGTCTATACACAAGATGAGGAAATATGGGCTTCGGAAGATGGTACAGAAGTAATTACTACTAAAAATATGTTGC
Coding sequences within it:
- the gcvP gene encoding aminomethyl-transferring glycine dehydrogenase is translated as MKTNFFALRHIGPRATDLQHMYDTIGVKDMDQLLYETFPDKIRLEKDIELDPAMTEYQYLAHINELGAKNKVFRSMIGLGYNEAIVPAVIQRNIFENPGWYTAYTPYQAEIAQGRLEALLNFQTTVIELTGMEIANASLLDESTAVAEAMALLFDVRTKDQKKNNAVKFFVSEEVLPQTLSVLETRATPIGIELVVGNHTEFSFSEEFFGAILQYPGKTGQVYNIEDFINQAHTKDIKVAVAADILSLARLKSPGEMGADVVVGTTQRFGIPLGFGGPHAGYFATKEEYKRSMPGRIIGVSQDANGNRALRMALQTREQHIKREKATSNICTAQVLLAVMAGMYAVYHGPQGLRKIANDLHAKAVTIETELLKLGYEQLNDAYFDTILVKADSAKIKVLAEAKKYNFYYVDANLVSISVNETISLEDINNVVAIFAEAAGKSFETITELSQEALIPVQLERTSKFLEYDVFNTYQSESQLMRYIKKLERKDLALNHSMISLGSCTMKLNAAAEMLPLNNANWNNIHPFAPVDQVEGYLTMLKKLENQLNVITGFAGTTLQPNSGAQGEYAGLMVIRAYHESRGEGHRNIALIPASAHGTNPASAAMAGMKVVVTKTTVEGNIDVEDLRAKAEQYKDQLSCAMITYPSTHGVYESSIIEITNIIHENGGQVYMDGANMNAQVGLTNPARIGADVCHLNLHKTFAIPHGGGGPGVGPICVAEHLVEFLPSNPIVKVGGEKAITAISAAPYGSALVCLISYGYISMLGADGLKQATSMAILNANYMKARLETGYEILYTGECGRAAHEMIVDCRMFKAKGIEVTDIAKRLMDYGFHAPTVSFPVAGTLMIEPTESEDLAELDRFCDAMLSIRKEIEATTAEDTNNVLKNAPHTLSMLTAEKWEQPYSRKQAAYPLEYIAENKFWPSVRRIDDAYGDRNLVCSCAPIEAYIEA
- a CDS encoding TonB-dependent receptor domain-containing protein yields the protein MMKKLLSTVFVVSSICVNAQTGNIKGVINSSEGVLQGVTISLKGSMVKVKTNNKGVFELKDIPVGEQTIMVSLEGYKSDNQIINVSENETANVVLELIQDYLELDNIVITATRSEVPVYKSPVIVSRINSKTFETTQSLALSEGLNFTPGLRLETNCQNCGFTQVRMNGLEGPYSQVLINSRPIFSALMGVYGLDMLPTGMIDRVEVVRGGGSALYGGNAIAGTINIITKDPMSNSFSIGTNYSFANYKTPDRTLNVNGSIVSEDYNKGMSFYAYNRDRKPWDANGDDFSEMTQLQNSTFGFDAFWNTSKLSKLKINAFNINEFRRGGNKFDLPPHQTDITEQLDHKILGGAVSFEKYSQDLKHKYSIYTSAQTAKRKSYYGGSGRILAEGDAVSEEDLLAINAYGKSKDLSLVGGAQYSYDFNEKFFLLSGTEYQYNDVKDQMPGYNRLIDQQVGTLGVYSQLEIKPTEKLNFLLGARYDHVNINGIYNLDVESFKDKKKLNVFVPRLTAMYAITDNLKARASYSQGYRAPQAFDEDLHIETVGGSASFTKLSQDLKTEKSNSINASLNYTQPFGNTQANIVLEGFYTKLNDVFITADAYETPSGISVLTKRNGAGAKVMGANIEANLAFSGKLNLQLGGTLQKAVYTQDEEIWASEDGTEVITTKNMLRTPKLYGYYTVNYNPVATLTLSLSGVYTGKMDVPHVIDADSEKTVVKNTPSFFEQNLKLAYDFDIKDNCIQVYTGVQNIFNSYQKDFDRGALRDAGYIYGPSRPQTFFIGAKYTLK